The following coding sequences lie in one Rutidosis leptorrhynchoides isolate AG116_Rl617_1_P2 chromosome 6, CSIRO_AGI_Rlap_v1, whole genome shotgun sequence genomic window:
- the LOC139853071 gene encoding DUF724 domain-containing protein 6-like, which produces MEDNIDDDANNFTIFTVGSKVEISSDEPGFDGAWYVVTIVDVNVHNPKTKDNNGFLVKYDTLFEDDDLNEKLTEVVDGKCLRPLPPPEYNGGDGFELGDVVDAFYRDGWWIGVVVEKVMNDNDEEDDKYVVCFKIPYEEVVFEKFQLRVHVDWVDSCWKILPNKMHKTIRTPRKLRASGKNDAQSSVSNYDLLSGIITTPSKGPGNSDLTSSHSTGKRTRSQTRAETNSELVGAKDGSVRSSRNRGADSNSNSPGERSQSSIVVANPGSKRSKQLTLPVTETNGSSADNQDLPIVEHEVVTTTQKKHKSARKNAAPTESNDDAELGFTTPSKEPADSDHTIVPYKRTHLQKRAEASEAVDGTSQKKKRARQHKPAVNKDISQEGTPKTRKRCALRDDTASDIDDLPLSSWYQEPHPQSVIKRCSFNTPCEHRNESSGPQNQTNVEIGETDVEIGESDVENGETDVENGETNVENGETNVENGETNVENGETNVENDETNVENGETNDDYQQQWPFIKQSSLWATLESLESYKITPQKPHFTPLKERKEILREGFAIGYAVTFDDLVRRVKTLQLTDSTELINNSLEVLGELESHGFDVQLVRDRLNALLTWKVNVGEFEEKLDKIKKDIEKRNLDKSVVEEETSRYEVEIGELEAKIGELKEKVVKNAKTLSVKDEEIKKIKGDADRVSNQIMDWKIAFEKLAASPFTATNC; this is translated from the exons ATGGAGGATAATATTGATGACGACGCCAACAATTTCACAATATTCACTGTCGGATCAAAGGTAGAAATAAGCAGCGATGAACCCGGTTTCGACGGTGCATGGTACGTCGTTACAATAGTAGATGTAAACGTACATAACCCTAAAACCAAAGACAACAACGGTTTTTTAGTAAAATACGACACATTGTTTGAAGATGACGACTTAAACGAGAAGCTGACGGAGGTCGTCGACGGTAAGTGTCTCCGGCCATTACCACCGCCGGAGTACAACGGCGGTGATGGATTTGAGTTAGGTGACGTCGTTGATGCATTTTACAGAGATGGATGGTGGATTGGGGTTGTTGTTGAAAaggtgatgaatgataatgatgaagaagatgataaatATGTTGTTTGTTTTAAGATTCCATATGAGGAAGTTGTGTTTGAGAAGTTTCAGTTGAGAGTTCATGTTGACTGGGTTGACTCTTGTTGGAAGATTTTACCTAATAAGATGCACAAGACCATAAGG ACGCCAAGGAAGCTAAGAGCATCTGGTAAAAATGATGCACAATCATCAGTATCCAACTATGATCTTCTATCAGGCATTATTACCACACCATCGAAAGGACCTGGTAATTCAGACCTCACAAGCAGTCATTCTACTGGAAAACGTACTCGCTCACAAACAAGAGCT GAAACAAATTCTGAACTGGTTGGTGCAAAGGACGGTTCTGTCCGCAGTAGCAGGAATAGAGGTGCAGATTCGAACTCAAATTCACCTGGTGAAAGATCCCAGTCTTCTATAGTTGTGGCAAACCCag GTAGCAAGAGAAGCAAACAACTTACTCTACCTGTGACGGAAACAAACGGATCTAGTGCTGATAATCAAGATTTGCCTATTGTGGAACATGAAGTGGTAACCACG ACACAAAAGAAGCACAAATCGGCCCGTAAAAATGCTGCACCAACAGAGTCCAATGATGATGCTGAATTGGGCTTCACCACACCGTCTAAAGAACCTGCTGATTCAGACCACACCATTGTTCCTTACAAGCGTACTCACTTGCAAAAAAGAGCT GAAGCATCTGAGGCTGTTGATGGCACGAGCCAGAAAAAAAAACGTGCAAGACAACACAAGCCAGCAGTTAACAAAGATATTTCACAAGAAG gCACTCCAAAAACAAGAAAAAGGTGCGCCTTGCGTGATGATACGGCTAGTGATATTGATGACTTACCTCTATCTTCTTGGTATCAAGAACCTCATCCTCAATCAGTTATAAAGA GATGTTCCTTTAATACTCCTTGTGAGCACCGTAATGAATCAAGTGGCCCGCAGAACCAAACCAATGTCGAAATTGGTGAAACCGATGTCGAAATTGGTGAAAGCGATGTCGAAAACGGCGAAACCGATGTCGAAAACGGCGAAACCAACGTCGAAAACGGCGAAACCAACGTCGAAAACGGCGAAACCAACGTCGAAAATGGCGAAACCAACGTCGAAAATGACGAAACCAACGTCGAAAATGGTGAAACCAATGATGATTACCAACAACAATGGCCTTTTATCAAGCAGTCTTCACTTTGGGCCACCCTTGAGTCTTTGGAATCATACAAAATTACACCTCAAAAGCCACACTTCACTCCGTTAAAGGAACGGAAAGAGATATTGCGCGAAGGTTTTGCAATTGGTTATGCGGTAACATTCGATGACCTGGTTCGCAGGGTTAAAACTTTACAGCTGACTGATTCCACTGAGCTAATCAATAACAGTTTGGAAGTGTTAGGTGAATTGGAGTCGCACGGTTTCGATGTGCAGCTTGTTAGGGATCGGCTTAACGCTTTGTTGACTTGGAAAGTCAACGTGGGTGAGTTTGAGGAGAAGTTGGATAAAATCAAGAAAGATATTGAGAAACGCAATCTCGATAAGTCGGTTGTTGAGGAGGAGACAAGTCGATATGAAGTCGAAATTGGTGAACTTGAAGCTAAGATCGGTGAGTTGAAAGAGAAAGTGGTGAAAAATGCGAAAACACTAAGCGTAAAGGATGAAGAAATCAAGAAGATCAAAGGAGACGCTGATCGTGTTTCCAATCAGATCATGGATTGGAAGATTGCTTTTGAAAAACTTGCTGCAAGCCCATTCACTGCAACCAATTGTTAG